Proteins co-encoded in one Halococcoides cellulosivorans genomic window:
- a CDS encoding NAD(P)/FAD-dependent oxidoreductase, which yields MTATVVVLGAGYAGVSAVDRLESVAPEDCEIVWVSESSEHLVLHEVHRCIRDPTVAESITVPVETIAGPKTTFREARVEAIESADSRVRCADGSTIEYDTAIVALGSQTATYDIPGVLDHGHTLKSLDDALGIHDAIREATDATETTSVVVGGAGLTGVQTAGEVAALADRLTAAIDVTILEGLDRVYPGGDRKFGRRLREELENAGVTVRTGSFVDCVEADRITLDDGDRIDADVFVWTGGIRGQDALRDSDLTVDSNSYRIHTARDFRTSAESVFAVGDAAAIDGPSGEPIPPTAEAAWGAGEAVADNVVRAMEGRPLDEWTYDDKGTVASIGDDAVAHDVMGVPVETFGGPAARTLKKAIAARWLSSIDSPVSAARAWRSM from the coding sequence ATGACAGCGACGGTGGTGGTGCTCGGTGCCGGCTACGCGGGGGTGTCAGCCGTCGATCGGCTGGAATCCGTCGCGCCCGAGGACTGTGAGATCGTCTGGGTCTCCGAGTCGTCCGAGCACCTCGTCCTCCACGAAGTCCACCGCTGTATTCGCGACCCGACCGTCGCAGAATCGATCACGGTCCCCGTCGAGACGATCGCCGGCCCGAAGACAACGTTTCGCGAAGCACGGGTCGAGGCGATCGAGAGCGCCGACTCCCGTGTGCGCTGTGCCGACGGCTCGACGATCGAGTACGACACCGCGATCGTCGCGCTCGGCTCACAGACGGCGACTTACGACATCCCGGGCGTCCTCGACCACGGCCATACGCTGAAGAGCCTCGACGACGCGCTCGGGATTCACGACGCCATCCGCGAGGCGACCGACGCGACCGAGACGACGAGCGTCGTGGTCGGCGGGGCCGGACTCACGGGCGTCCAGACCGCCGGCGAGGTCGCCGCGCTGGCCGATCGGCTCACCGCCGCGATCGACGTGACGATCCTCGAAGGGCTCGATCGTGTCTACCCCGGCGGCGATCGCAAGTTCGGCCGTCGCCTCCGTGAGGAACTCGAAAACGCAGGTGTAACGGTCCGAACGGGATCGTTCGTCGACTGCGTCGAGGCCGACCGGATCACCCTCGACGACGGCGATCGGATCGACGCCGACGTGTTCGTCTGGACCGGGGGGATCCGCGGCCAGGACGCGCTGCGAGACAGCGATCTTACCGTCGACTCGAACAGCTATCGGATCCACACCGCGCGTGATTTCCGGACGAGCGCCGAGTCGGTGTTCGCGGTCGGTGACGCCGCAGCGATCGACGGGCCGAGCGGCGAGCCGATCCCGCCGACCGCCGAAGCCGCGTGGGGCGCAGGCGAGGCCGTCGCCGACAACGTCGTCCGCGCGATGGAGGGGCGACCGCTCGACGAGTGGACCTACGACGACAAAGGCACGGTCGCGTCGATCGGTGACGACGCCGTCGCCCACGACGTGATGGGCGTCCCGGTCGAGACGTTCGGCGGGCCGGCCGCCCGAACGCTGAAGAAGGCGATCGCCGCGCGATGGCTCAGTTCGATCGATTCACCCGTCAGTGCCGCCCGCGCCTGGCGGTCGATGTGA
- a CDS encoding CehA/McbA family metallohydrolase: MLSVELHAHSAASYDGRDDVSALLERASAIGLDALAVTDHDEFAASQDAVERAPAYDLVGIPGMEVTSAAGHVLALGIDEAVPPQRPFVATVDRIHDAGGIAVVPHPFQKTRSGVMANISRSDLARADAIEVYNSRLLTGYANHRAETFAREHGLPAVAGSDAHVAPMVGQAITRVDAAPTSAAILDAIAAGETDIDGRRTPLHLSVRQAAGGAKRRVRNRLAGLLD, translated from the coding sequence GTGCTCTCGGTCGAGCTTCACGCCCACTCCGCGGCCTCTTACGACGGGCGGGACGACGTGTCCGCATTGCTCGAACGGGCGAGTGCGATCGGCCTCGACGCGCTCGCCGTCACCGATCACGACGAGTTCGCTGCCAGCCAGGACGCCGTCGAACGCGCGCCAGCGTACGATCTCGTCGGAATCCCCGGGATGGAGGTCACCAGCGCAGCGGGCCACGTCCTCGCGCTGGGGATCGACGAGGCCGTTCCACCCCAGCGTCCGTTCGTCGCGACCGTCGACCGCATCCACGACGCGGGCGGCATCGCAGTCGTCCCCCACCCCTTTCAGAAGACGCGCAGCGGCGTGATGGCCAACATCTCGCGGTCGGACCTCGCGCGGGCGGACGCGATCGAAGTGTACAACTCTCGCCTGTTGACGGGGTATGCAAACCACCGCGCGGAAACGTTCGCTCGCGAACACGGCCTGCCCGCGGTCGCCGGCAGTGACGCCCACGTGGCCCCCATGGTCGGACAGGCGATCACCCGCGTCGACGCCGCCCCGACGAGCGCGGCGATCCTCGACGCGATCGCCGCTGGCGAGACGGACATCGACGGGCGCCGAACGCCGTTGCATCTGAGCGTCCGCCAGGCCGCGGGCGGGGCCAAACGCCGGGTTCGAAACCGCCTCGCCGGCCTTCTCGACTGA
- a CDS encoding TIGR04347 family pseudo-SAM/SPASM protein, translating to MISVSKLLTDLDAPGDGLRYDDGHESDAEQISQDRPDAPVVVWNLTAGCNLTCEHCYADADEPSPEEFDTDEGKALIDDLAAFGVPVLLFSGGEPLVRDDLEELVAYATDQGLRAVLSTNGTLLDEDRAAALKEAGLAYAGVSVDGLPETHDAIRGEEGAFDGAMAGIEACQAVGLDTGIRFTVTERNVDDLEELLDIAELRGIDRVCVYHLSYGGRGEALQSIDLSPVDRREVVRRVFDVTLDAHERGFDVETLLVGNYADAGLIIDYAETELGAEHADRVRQHLATNGGDPTGDRVADIDHRGRVHPNQFWQSKTVGNVREQSFEEIWRDDPDPLLERLRDREAYAAERCRECEIFEYCGGGSPVRSAAVHGDPFAPDPQCHLPTRLRTGGDVSAD from the coding sequence ATGATTTCCGTCAGCAAACTCCTCACCGACCTCGACGCCCCGGGCGACGGACTCCGCTACGACGACGGCCACGAGTCCGACGCCGAGCAGATCAGCCAGGACCGTCCGGACGCGCCCGTCGTCGTCTGGAATCTGACCGCGGGCTGTAATCTCACCTGCGAGCACTGCTATGCCGACGCCGACGAGCCGAGTCCCGAGGAGTTCGATACCGACGAAGGCAAAGCGCTCATCGACGACCTCGCGGCGTTCGGCGTGCCAGTCTTGCTCTTCTCGGGTGGCGAACCGCTCGTTCGGGACGATCTGGAGGAACTCGTGGCGTACGCCACCGATCAGGGGCTGCGCGCGGTGCTCTCGACGAACGGGACTCTGCTCGACGAAGACCGCGCGGCGGCGCTGAAAGAGGCGGGGCTGGCGTACGCCGGCGTCTCCGTCGACGGCCTGCCCGAGACCCACGACGCGATCCGCGGCGAAGAGGGCGCGTTCGACGGCGCGATGGCGGGGATCGAGGCCTGTCAGGCTGTCGGCCTCGACACGGGCATTCGGTTTACTGTCACCGAGCGCAACGTCGACGATCTGGAGGAGTTGCTCGACATCGCCGAACTCCGGGGGATCGACCGGGTCTGTGTGTACCACCTCTCCTACGGCGGGCGTGGCGAGGCGCTCCAGTCGATCGACCTCTCGCCGGTCGATCGCCGCGAGGTCGTCCGGCGCGTGTTCGACGTCACGCTGGACGCCCACGAACGCGGGTTCGACGTCGAGACGCTGCTGGTGGGCAACTACGCCGACGCCGGACTCATCATCGACTACGCCGAGACCGAACTCGGCGCGGAGCACGCCGACCGCGTCCGACAGCATCTCGCGACCAACGGCGGCGACCCGACCGGCGACCGCGTCGCCGATATCGACCACCGTGGGCGCGTCCACCCCAACCAGTTCTGGCAATCGAAGACCGTCGGGAACGTCCGCGAGCAGTCGTTCGAAGAGATCTGGCGCGATGACCCCGATCCGCTGCTCGAACGGCTGCGTGACCGCGAGGCGTACGCCGCCGAGCGCTGTCGAGAGTGTGAAATCTTCGAGTACTGTGGCGGTGGATCGCCGGTCCGCTCGGCGGCCGTCCACGGCGATCCGTTCGCGCCGGACCCGCAGTGTCACCTCCCGACTCGCCTCCGAACCGGCGGCGACGTCTCCGCGGACTGA
- a CDS encoding radical SAM protein, whose protein sequence is MHAGIDTDERPLLVIWELTQACDLACHHCRASARPQRHPDELSTAEAKALLDDIRAFGPGTLVVFSGGDPFKRDDVTELIAYGDALGLRMSLTPSGTRLVDREAVEELAAAGLANLAVSLDGPDPESHDAFREEPGSYDETIAIAEAAADHDVSLQINTTVCAETADALPGIRDRVTDLGAIRWSVFFLVPLGRGSVLDPVTPERAEAIWEWLAEVDETAPFALKTTEAPAYRRVRAQRGAGEGGSRPGVATLAGDGFVFVSHRGEIYPSGFLPQSAGSVRERDLATVYREHELFRSLRDRSQLTGKCGACGFREQCGGSRSRAHATTGDPLASDPLCPYVPAGYDGPIPGPAHVGD, encoded by the coding sequence ATGCACGCGGGGATCGACACGGACGAGCGGCCACTGTTGGTGATCTGGGAGTTGACCCAGGCGTGTGATCTGGCCTGTCATCACTGCCGCGCCAGCGCCCGCCCACAGCGCCATCCCGACGAACTCTCGACCGCGGAGGCGAAGGCGCTGCTCGACGATATCCGCGCGTTCGGCCCGGGGACGCTCGTCGTGTTCTCGGGTGGGGATCCGTTCAAACGTGACGACGTGACCGAACTGATCGCCTACGGCGACGCGCTGGGCCTGCGAATGTCGCTGACGCCCAGCGGGACGCGACTCGTCGATCGCGAGGCCGTCGAAGAGCTCGCGGCGGCCGGCCTGGCGAACCTCGCAGTGAGTCTCGACGGCCCCGACCCCGAGAGTCACGATGCCTTCCGTGAGGAACCCGGATCGTACGACGAGACCATCGCTATCGCCGAGGCCGCGGCCGACCACGACGTATCCCTCCAGATCAACACGACCGTCTGTGCGGAGACCGCCGACGCGCTTCCGGGGATCCGTGATCGAGTCACCGACCTGGGCGCGATCCGCTGGAGCGTGTTCTTTCTCGTCCCGCTCGGCCGTGGGTCGGTGCTCGATCCCGTCACACCAGAGCGGGCCGAAGCCATCTGGGAGTGGCTCGCCGAGGTCGACGAGACCGCGCCGTTCGCGCTCAAGACGACCGAAGCGCCGGCATATCGACGCGTGCGCGCTCAGCGCGGCGCGGGCGAGGGCGGGTCCCGTCCGGGGGTCGCGACGCTCGCGGGCGACGGGTTCGTGTTCGTGAGCCACCGCGGCGAGATCTACCCCTCGGGCTTTCTCCCCCAGTCGGCGGGATCGGTCCGCGAGCGCGATCTCGCGACGGTCTATCGCGAGCACGAGTTGTTCCGGTCACTGCGCGATCGGTCACAGCTCACTGGCAAGTGCGGGGCGTGTGGGTTCCGTGAGCAGTGCGGCGGGAGTCGATCCCGGGCGCACGCCACGACGGGCGATCCGCTCGCGAGCGATCCGCTCTGTCCCTATGTCCCCGCGGGTTACGACGGGCCGATCCCGGGGCCGGCCCACGTGGGGGACTGA
- a CDS encoding 2,5-diamino-6-(ribosylamino)-4(3H)-pyrimidinone 5'-phosphate reductase — translation MEVIVNVAMSADGKLATPEREQIRISGPEDFDRVDAIRAEVDAVAVGVGTVLADDPSLTVDDPDRIDERRACGESAQPTRVVVDSRLRTPTDAQVLDDAADTVVFASAAAPADRIAAFEQRGATVIVRGDSRVDLPAAVDALGDRGVDAMLIEGGGELLASVFATGLADRVSTFVGPLLLGGREAPTLADGPGFDRPFPELALDGIDRLDDGVVLYWSVLKT, via the coding sequence ATGGAGGTGATCGTGAACGTCGCGATGAGCGCCGACGGGAAACTCGCGACCCCCGAGCGCGAACAGATCCGGATCTCCGGGCCCGAGGATTTCGATCGGGTCGACGCGATTCGCGCGGAGGTCGACGCCGTCGCGGTCGGGGTCGGGACCGTGCTCGCGGACGATCCCTCGCTGACCGTCGACGATCCCGACCGGATCGACGAGCGTCGCGCCTGCGGGGAGTCCGCCCAGCCGACCCGGGTGGTCGTCGATTCCCGTCTGCGGACGCCGACCGATGCCCAGGTCCTCGACGACGCCGCCGACACCGTCGTGTTCGCGAGCGCGGCCGCGCCCGCCGACCGGATCGCGGCGTTCGAACAGCGCGGCGCGACGGTGATCGTCCGGGGCGACTCGCGAGTCGATCTTCCGGCCGCCGTCGACGCGCTCGGCGATCGTGGCGTCGACGCGATGCTGATCGAGGGCGGTGGCGAACTGCTGGCGTCGGTGTTCGCAACGGGCCTGGCCGATCGCGTCTCGACGTTCGTCGGCCCACTCTTGCTCGGCGGGCGAGAGGCCCCGACGCTCGCCGACGGACCGGGGTTCGACCGCCCGTTCCCCGAACTTGCCCTCGACGGTATCGATCGGCTGGACGACGGGGTGGTGCTCTACTGGTCGGTACTAAAGACCTGA
- the hisE gene encoding phosphoribosyl-ATP diphosphatase produces the protein MTDQIIRELFDVIEDRKVNEPEGSYTASLLTHEKGQDAILEKIGEESAEVLLAAKNDDRDAVAHESADLVYHLLVLLADMDMDLTDLEAELHDRR, from the coding sequence ATGACCGATCAGATCATCCGAGAACTCTTCGACGTCATCGAAGATCGAAAGGTCAACGAACCCGAGGGGTCGTACACAGCGTCACTGCTCACCCACGAGAAAGGGCAGGACGCGATCCTCGAAAAGATCGGGGAAGAGTCCGCAGAAGTCCTCCTCGCGGCCAAAAACGACGACCGTGACGCGGTGGCGCACGAAAGCGCGGATCTGGTCTATCATTTGCTCGTCTTGCTCGCGGACATGGACATGGACCTCACGGACCTCGAAGCCGAACTGCACGATCGGCGGTGA
- a CDS encoding universal stress protein, producing the protein MTDLILLPTDGSDAAEQAADRALELAAEREAAIHALYIVDTNRVGNPALCSTELLITEYEDNGRELLEDLKRRGAERGVDVEARVCRGEPLDEIKKAVREREPDLTVFGFGDDKSKMMSHSMRDKMVQEFEQVVLH; encoded by the coding sequence ATGACAGACCTGATCCTCCTCCCGACGGACGGAAGCGATGCGGCCGAACAGGCGGCCGACCGCGCCCTCGAACTCGCCGCCGAGCGCGAGGCAGCGATCCACGCGCTGTACATCGTCGACACGAACAGGGTCGGCAACCCCGCGCTGTGCAGCACCGAGCTGTTGATTACCGAGTACGAGGACAACGGTCGAGAACTGCTCGAAGACCTCAAACGCCGTGGTGCCGAGCGCGGCGTCGACGTCGAAGCGCGTGTCTGCCGCGGTGAACCCCTCGACGAAATCAAAAAAGCCGTTCGCGAACGCGAACCCGACCTGACCGTGTTCGGGTTCGGTGACGACAAGTCCAAGATGATGAGCCACTCGATGCGCGACAAGATGGTCCAGGAGTTCGAACAGGTCGTCCTCCACTGA
- a CDS encoding chemotaxis protein CheC — MIDIRKLALFNKMAKEGGTTVADHLAQMTGMATEMEITKINFIGLQDIRAHVGDDEQIGISVDLQERPHGTVLFLMNAQSAKRLAQATLGDMAGAEPDASGFSDMERSAIQEIGNIMTSGFIDGWANVLETTIDMSTPTFTYGPSSGMIDELVGDGEEMALMFDSQVRAHEADVDVTVYTFPELDELVELMEEITLDE; from the coding sequence ATGATCGACATTCGAAAGCTCGCGCTCTTCAATAAGATGGCGAAAGAGGGAGGCACCACTGTCGCCGACCACCTCGCTCAGATGACCGGGATGGCGACCGAGATGGAGATCACGAAAATCAACTTCATCGGCCTGCAGGACATTCGCGCGCACGTCGGTGACGACGAACAGATCGGGATCAGCGTCGATCTGCAGGAACGCCCCCACGGGACCGTCCTGTTTTTGATGAACGCTCAGAGCGCGAAACGGCTGGCGCAAGCGACGCTCGGGGACATGGCGGGGGCCGAACCGGACGCATCCGGCTTTTCGGACATGGAACGGTCTGCGATCCAGGAGATCGGGAACATTATGACGTCGGGCTTTATCGACGGCTGGGCGAACGTCCTCGAAACCACGATCGACATGTCGACGCCAACCTTTACCTACGGTCCGTCGAGCGGCATGATCGACGAACTCGTCGGTGACGGTGAAGAGATGGCACTCATGTTCGACTCTCAGGTCAGGGCTCACGAGGCCGACGTCGACGTGACCGTCTACACGTTCCCCGAACTCGACGAACTGGTCGAGTTGATGGAAGAGATCACTCTCGACGAGTGA
- a CDS encoding O-methyltransferase, which yields MSADGFAVTDAISARIGPRADRIVAAMDRRAARDGFPTIGPAAGGWLATLARLIDAERAVEFGSGFGYSAYWLLRGAPDCAITLTEIDADELDLAREYLAAGGVADRATFEHGDAHAILADGSAPLDFVLVDCEKTRYAEAFETVRDRIASGGIVVADNAVAGAGIDRAAVRAALAGETDPDHDATGGIVSYLETVRADPDFQSGLLPVGEGLAVSVRTGGTVTGDP from the coding sequence ATGTCGGCCGACGGATTCGCGGTGACCGACGCGATCAGTGCTCGCATCGGCCCGCGCGCGGACCGGATCGTCGCCGCGATGGATCGCCGTGCCGCCCGCGATGGGTTCCCGACGATCGGACCCGCCGCCGGTGGGTGGCTCGCGACGCTCGCTCGCCTGATCGACGCCGAACGCGCGGTGGAGTTCGGGTCTGGGTTCGGCTACTCGGCGTACTGGCTCCTCCGGGGCGCACCCGACTGCGCGATCACGCTCACCGAGATCGACGCGGACGAACTCGATCTGGCTCGGGAGTACCTCGCGGCGGGTGGGGTCGCGGATCGGGCGACCTTCGAACACGGCGACGCCCACGCGATCCTCGCGGACGGATCGGCCCCGCTGGATTTCGTGCTCGTCGACTGCGAGAAGACCAGGTACGCCGAGGCGTTCGAGACGGTCCGCGATCGAATCGCGTCGGGTGGGATCGTCGTCGCAGACAACGCCGTCGCCGGCGCGGGGATCGACCGAGCGGCGGTCCGGGCCGCACTCGCGGGCGAGACCGACCCCGATCACGACGCGACCGGCGGGATCGTCTCGTACCTGGAGACGGTCCGTGCGGATCCCGATTTTCAGTCGGGACTCCTCCCCGTCGGGGAGGGCCTGGCCGTCAGCGTCCGGACAGGTGGGACAGTCACGGGCGACCCCTGA
- a CDS encoding class II fumarate hydratase, producing the protein MADERIETDSLGEIAVPGDAYWGAQTQRAIENFPISDRRFGRRFIRAIGLVKLGAARANRDLGHLDDERADAIESACEEVVAGEHDDQFPVDVFQTGSGTSTNMNANEVIANRASEIYGAAVGSKAIHPNDHVNFGQSSNDVIPTAMHVAARESVAHDLLPGLRTLETELAAQADAFDDVVKTGRTHLQDATPIRLGQEFGGYRRQIEKAIDRIERASTELDELALGGTAVGTGLNTDPEFAERAIAEIAVETDLDFREADDHFEAQAAHDAMGAVHGTLRSASGAMDKIANDLRLLASGPRNGLGEIDQPENQPGSSIMPGKINPVVAESVNQVHARVLGNDATVQAGAERGQIDLNLYKPVLADAFVESAGILGRAAETFGTKFVAKLEADHEHCADQVERSMALATALNPAIGYDAASTVAKKALATGQTVRETAIEMGHLTPEEADEVLDPARMTSPGILGEE; encoded by the coding sequence ATGGCCGACGAACGCATCGAGACCGACAGCCTCGGAGAGATTGCCGTCCCCGGAGACGCCTACTGGGGCGCACAGACACAGCGTGCGATCGAGAACTTCCCGATCAGCGACCGGCGCTTCGGGCGACGCTTTATTCGCGCGATCGGCCTCGTCAAACTGGGGGCTGCCCGCGCGAATCGCGACCTGGGCCATCTCGACGACGAGCGCGCGGACGCGATCGAGAGTGCCTGCGAAGAGGTCGTCGCGGGCGAGCACGACGATCAGTTCCCCGTCGACGTGTTCCAGACTGGCAGCGGAACGTCGACGAACATGAACGCCAACGAGGTGATCGCGAACCGCGCGAGCGAGATCTACGGCGCAGCGGTCGGCTCGAAGGCGATCCATCCGAACGATCACGTCAACTTCGGGCAGTCCTCGAACGACGTGATCCCGACCGCGATGCACGTCGCCGCCCGCGAGAGCGTCGCACACGACCTCTTGCCCGGGCTTCGCACGCTCGAAACGGAACTCGCCGCACAGGCCGACGCGTTCGACGACGTCGTGAAGACCGGTCGCACACACCTCCAGGACGCGACGCCGATCCGTCTGGGCCAGGAGTTCGGCGGGTATCGCCGCCAGATCGAGAAGGCGATCGATCGGATCGAGCGCGCGAGTACGGAACTCGACGAACTCGCACTCGGTGGGACGGCCGTCGGGACGGGCCTGAACACCGATCCCGAATTCGCGGAGCGGGCGATCGCAGAGATCGCCGTCGAGACCGATCTCGACTTCCGCGAGGCCGACGATCACTTCGAGGCACAGGCCGCTCACGACGCGATGGGCGCGGTCCACGGCACGCTCCGCTCCGCGTCGGGCGCGATGGACAAGATCGCCAACGATCTGCGCTTGCTCGCCTCGGGCCCGCGCAACGGCCTGGGCGAGATCGATCAGCCCGAAAACCAGCCCGGATCGTCGATCATGCCCGGGAAGATCAACCCCGTCGTCGCCGAGTCGGTCAACCAGGTCCACGCCCGCGTGCTGGGCAACGACGCGACCGTCCAGGCCGGGGCCGAACGCGGGCAGATCGACCTCAATCTCTACAAGCCCGTGCTGGCGGACGCCTTCGTCGAGTCCGCGGGCATCCTCGGACGGGCCGCCGAGACGTTCGGGACGAAATTCGTCGCGAAGTTGGAGGCCGACCACGAGCACTGTGCCGATCAGGTCGAACGCTCGATGGCGCTCGCGACCGCGCTCAACCCCGCGATCGGCTACGACGCCGCGAGCACGGTCGCGAAGAAGGCACTCGCGACTGGCCAGACCGTCCGCGAGACCGCCATCGAGATGGGGCATCTCACCCCCGAAGAGGCCGACGAGGTACTCGATCCCGCGCGCATGACCAGTCCGGGCATCCTCGGCGAGGAGTGA
- a CDS encoding antitoxin VapB family protein, which translates to MPRRTISLDAETYDRLRREKTDDESFSDVIDRLLGDEEPLADLVGLVTDAEADRVRAHSDQFREDVTDRFDRVDP; encoded by the coding sequence ATGCCGCGCAGGACGATCAGTCTCGACGCGGAAACGTACGACCGGTTGCGCCGCGAGAAGACCGACGACGAGAGTTTCAGCGACGTGATCGACCGATTGCTCGGTGACGAGGAGCCACTCGCGGACCTCGTCGGACTGGTGACCGACGCCGAGGCCGACCGCGTGCGAGCGCACAGCGATCAGTTCCGCGAGGACGTGACCGATCGCTTCGATCGGGTCGATCCCTGA